DNA from Streptomyces sp. NBC_01476:
ATCTGTGGCCAAGTTTTTAAGGGCGCACGGTGGATGCCTTGGCACCAGGAACCGATGAAGGACGTGGGAGGCCGCGATAGGCCCCGGGGAGCTGTCAACCGAGCTGTGATCCGGGGGTGTCCGAATGGGGAAACCCGGCAGTCGTCATGGGCTGTCACCCGTGCCTGAATATATAGGGCATGTGGAGGGAACGCGGGGAAGTGAAACATCTCAGTACCCGCAGGAAGAGAAAACAACCGTGATTCCGGGAGTAGTGGCGAGCGAAACTGGATGAGGCCAAACCGTATGCGTGTGATACCCGGCAGGGGTTGCGTATACGGGGTTGTGGGAGTGAGCTTTCATGGTCTGCCGGCTGTGAGACGAGTCAGAAACCGTATGGATAGGCGAAGGACATGCGAAAGGTCCGGCGTAGAGGGTAAGACCCCCGTAGCTGAAATCTGTACGGCTCGTTTGCTTACCACCCAAGTAGCACAGGGCCCGAGAAATCCTGTGTGAATCTGGCGGGACCACCCGTTAAGCCTAAATATTCCCTGGTGACCGATAGCGGATAGTACCGTGAGGGAATGGTGAAAAGTACCGCGGGAGCGGAGTGAAATAGTACCTGAAACCGTGTGCCTACAAGCCGTGGGAGCGTCGCATCGAGTGCTTGCGCTTGGTGTCGTGACTGCGTGCCTTTTGAAGAATGAGCCTGCGAGTTTGCGGTGTGTTGCGAGGTTAACCCGTGTGGGGGAGCCGTAGCGAAAGCGAGTCCGAACAGGGCGCCGTCTTTAATTAGACATTTAGTAGCATGCTCAAGACCCGAAGCGGAGTGATCTAGCCATGGGCAGGTTGAAGCGGCTGTAAGAGGTCGTGGAGGACCGAACCCACCAGGGTTGAAAACCTGGGGGATGACCTGTGGTTAGGGGTGAAAGGCCAATCAAACTCCGTGATAGCTGGTTCTCCCCGAAATGCATTTAGGTGCAGCGTCGTGTGTTTCTTGCCGGAGGTAGAGCACTGGATAGGCGATGGGCCCTACCGGGTTACTGACCTTAGCCAAACTCCGAATGCCGGTAAGTGAGAGCGCGGCAGTGAGACTGTGGGGGATAAGCTCCATGGTCGAGAGGGAAACAGCCCAGAGCATCGACTAAGGCCCCTAAGCGTACGCTAAGTGGGAAAGGATGTGGAGTCGCAGAGACAACCAGGAGGTTGGCTTAGAAGCAGCCATCCTTGAAAGAGTGCGTAATAGCTCACTGGTCAAGTGATTCCGCGCCGACAATGTAGCGGGGCTCAAGCGTACCGCCGAAGTCGTGTCATTGCAGCGTGAAGGGTTAACGCCCGTTGTGATGGGTAGGGGAGCGTCGTGTGCCGGGTGAAGCCGCCGTGTAAGCGAGTGGTGGACGGTTCACGAGTGAGAATGCAGGCATGAGTAGCGATACAAGAGTGGGAAACTCTTGCGCCGATTGACTAAGGGTTCCTGGGTCAAGCTGATCTGCCCAGGGTAAGTCGGGACCTAAGGCGAGGCCGACAGGCGTAGTCGATGGACAACCGGTTGATATTCCGGTACCCGCTTTGGAACGCCCAGTACTGAATCTTCTGATGCTAAGGCCGTGAAGCCGCCTTTGATCTCTTCGGAGTGATGGGGAGTGGTGGAGCCGCCGGCCCGATGGGGTAGTAGGTAAGCGATGGGGTGACGCAGGAAGGTAGTCCAGCCCGGGCGGTGGTTGTCCCGGGGTAAGGGTGTAGGGCGTGCGGTAGGTAAATCCGTCGCACATGAAGTCTGAGACCTGATGCCGAGCCGATTGTGGTGAAGTGGATGATCCTATGCTGTCGAGAAAAGCCTCTAGCGAGTTTCATGGCGGCCCGTACCCTAAACCGACTCAGGTGGTCTGGTAGAGAATACCGAGGCGTTCGGGTGAACTATGGTTAAGGAACTCGGCAAAATGCCCCCGTAACTTCGGGAGAAGGGGGGCCATTCCTGGTGATCACTCTTGCAGTGTGAGCTGGGGGTGGCCGCAGAGACCAGCGAGAAGCGACTGTTTACTAAAAACACAGGTCCGTGCGAAGCCGTAAGGCGATGTATACGGACTGACGCCTGCCCGGTGCTGGAACGTTAAGGGGACCGGTTAGTCATGCTTTGGTGTGGCGAGGCTGAGAACTTAAGCGCCAGTAAACGGCGGTGGTAACTATAACCATCCTAAGGTAGCGAAATTCCTTGTCGGGTAAGTTCCGACCTGCACGAATGGCGTAACGACTTCTCGACTGTCTCAACCATAGGCCCGGTGAAATTGCACTACGAGTAAAGATGCTCGTTTCGCGCAGCAGGACGGAAAGACCCCGGGACCTTTACTATAGCTTGATATTGGTGTTCGGTTCGGCTTGTGTAGGATAGGTGGGAGACTGTGAACCGGTGGCGCCAGCCATTGGGGAGTCGTCGTTGAAATACCACTCTGGTCGTGCTGGATGTCTAACCTCGGTCCGTGATCCGGATCAGGGACAGTGTCTGGTGGGTAGTTTAACTGGGGCGGTTGCCTCCTAAAGGGTAACGGAGGCGCCCAAAGGTTCCCTCAGCCTGGTTGGCAATCAGGTGTTGAGTGTAAGTGCACAAGGGAGCTTGACTGTGAGACTGACGGGTCGAGCAGGTACGAAAGTAGGGACTAGTGATCCGGCGGTGGCTTGTGGAAGCGCCGTCGCTCAACGGATAAAAGGTACCCCGGGGATAACAGGCTGATCTTCCCCAAGAGTCCATATCGACGGGATGGTTTGGCACCTCGATGTCGGCTCGTCGCATCCTGGGGCTGGAGTCGGTCCCAAGGGTTGGGCTGTTCGCCCATTAAAGCGGTACGCGAGCTGGGTTTAGAACGTCGTGAGACAGTTCGGTCCCTATCCGCTGCGCGCGTTGGAGTCTTGAGAAGGGCTGTCCCTAGTACGAGAGGACCGGGACGGACGGACCTCTGGTGTGCCAGTTGTTCTGCCAAGGGCATGGCTGGTTGGCTACGTTCGGGAGGGATAACCGCTGAAAGCATCTAAGCGGGAAGCCTGCTTCGAGATGAGGGCTCCCACCCACGTGATGGGGTAAGGCTCCCAGGAGACGACTGGGTTGATAGGCCGGATGTGGAAGCCCTGTGAGGGGTGGAGCTGACCGGTACTAATAGGCCGAGGGCTTGTCCATGTGTGCTCGCGTCCACTGTGTGGTTCTGAAACAACCAGCCACCAACCCCTACCTCTGGGTTTTCGGGGTGGGTTGGTGTGTGTTTCATGGTGTTTCGGTGGTCATAGCGTTAGGGAAACGCCCGGTTACATTCCGAACCCGGAAGCTAAGCCTTTCAGCGCCGATGGTACTGCAGGGGGGACCCTGTGGGAGAGTAGGACACCGCCGAACAAATCTTGAAAAGAAGCCCCGGCCCCTGAGCTTTGTCTCAGGGGCCGGGGCTTTTCTGTTTGCCGTTACCCCGCGTTCACGTCGTGTCGGGACTCTGGCATCCCGACAGGCTCGGAGGTGTGGACACGTGCAGATGACCACTGCAGGACGCCGGCACAGGATCGCTTCGGACTCGACAGCCTCCGCGTTGCGTGATGCCCTCGTTGAGCTGCGGATAGGCGCGGGCGACGAGGTGATCGTGCCGTCCTTCGGGCCCAGCGCGCCCGCCGACGCCGTACGCCTGGCCGGCGCCATAGCCGTCTTCGCCGACATCGACCCGCGGACCTTCTGCCTCGACCCCGAGGCGGTGGCGGCCGGCGTCACGTCCCGTACCGCCGCGATCCTCCCGGTGGGTGTCTTCGGGCACCCGGCCCCGCTGGAGCGGCTCGGTGAGGTGGCCGACCGCTGGTCGCTGGCCCTGGTCGAGGAGGGCGACGCGGGGGAGGACATCGGTGCCGTCGCCCGTCGCCGGGCGCACGCGCGGTTCCTGGACTCGGCGCTGACCGGGGTGATCGTGCCGTACACGGAGCCCGGTGCCCATCACCTCTACCACCAGTACACGGTGCGGGTGCCGGGCAACGGCCGGCCCGATCGGGACGCGTTCCGGCGCGCATTGGCCGCACGCGGAGTCAACGCGACGGTGAGCGTGCCGGTTCCGGTGCACCGGATGCCCGCGCACCGCACCGGGACGATGCTGCCGCAGACCGAGCTGGTCTGTGCGGACACCCTCTCCCTGCCGGTGCATTCGGGGCTGACCCAGCGGGAGTTGACGCATATCACCGACGCCTGCAACGCGCTCGGCGGACTCATCTGACGGGTTTCTCCGCACCCCCTTCCATGGGTTAAGATCCTCTCGTCGACGCGCCCCAATAGCTCAGTCGGTAGAGCGTCTCCATGGTAAGGAGAAGGTCTACGGTTCGATTCCGTATTGGGGCTCTGACAGCGAAAAGCCCCCGCCGACAGGCGGGGGCTTTTCCGTTCTCCCCAACTCTTCGTACCGTCCCCTACTTCGGGACCCGCATCGCCAGAATCGCCATGTCGTCCGAGGGCGCGTCGGAGGCGAAGCGTTCCACCGCCCGCTGGATGCGGGCCGCGACCGCGCCGGCGGTGAGGCCGGTGCAGGTGGCGAGGACATCGGCGAGGCCGTCGTCACCGAGCATCCGGCTGCCCTCGCGGCGTTCGGTGACGCCGTCGGTGACGCAGAGCAGGACGTCTCCCGGGTCCAGGGTGATGGACTGCTCGAAGAGCTCCAGGTCCTCCATCACGCCCAGCAGCGGCTGTGGTTCCGCGGCCGGCTCCACCGTGCCGTCGGGTCGCAGGCGCAGCGGGAGGGGATGGCCGGCGCAGACCATGCGCAGGACCGCGCTGCCGTCCTGCTGCGGCCACAGCTCGCCGTAAAGGAGCGTCAGGAAGCGGCTGCGGGCGCCCTCGTCGAGGATGGCGGCGTTGAGCCGCTCCAGGACCGCGGGGCCGCCGAAGCCCTCGCGGGCGAGCAGGCGCAGGGCGTGCCGGGCCAGGCCGGTGACGGCGGCGGCCTCCGGGCCCGTACCGCAGACGTCGCCGATGGCGAAGCCCCAGCAGCCGTCGCGGATCGGGAAGAGGTCGTAGAAGTCGCCGCCGACCTCGTTGCCCTCGCCGGCCGCCCGGTAGACGACCTCGACCTCGACGCCGGGGACCCGGGGCAGCTCGGGCGGCAGCAGGCTGCGTTGGAGGGCCTGGCTGATGGCGGTGCGCTCGCTGTAGAGGCGGGCGTTGTCCAGCGCCAGGGCGGCCCGGCGGGACAGGTCCTCGGCGAGTTCCAGGATCTCCTGGCGGAAGCGTTCGTCGGTGGGCTTGCCGAGGGTCAGCATGCCGATGACGCGGTTCCTGGCGACCAGCGGCAGGACGACCGTCTCGCCGCCCACGGCGGCCGCGGTGGCCAGCTGGATGCCGGGGGTGCTGGCGCGGGCGCCGGCCGCCGCGGTGGTGGCACCGACGCCCAGGCTGCGCAGGGAGGCGCGCAGGGCGCTGGAGTGGGCCACGTCCGAGGGGTCGGTCCAGACCCGGGCGCCGGGGGTCGGGTCGGGGTCGGGCGGGCGCACCTGGGAGAGCAGCGCCTTGATGCCGTCGATGCGGTCCTCGTCCTCGTGCAGGACGAAGGCCAGCTCGGGTTCCGACTGCGACTGCTCGGCGATGGTGTAGACGGCGCACCAGCTGGCCAGTGTGGGGACCGTCATCTGTGCCATCAGGGCGAGCGTCTGGTCGCGCTCCAGGGTGCCGGCGAGCAGGTCGGACGCCTCCACGAGGAAGGAGAGCGAGCCGCGGCGCAGCCGTTCGAGTTCGGTGAGGCGGGCGCTCTCCACGGCGAGCGCGATCCGGTCCGCGGCGAACTGCAGCCGCAGTGCCTCCTGGTTGGAGTAGCGGCCGGGGGCCTCGCAGGCGACGCCGATGGAGCCGGTCAGGCGCCCCTCGACCTTCAGCGGGACGGTGACGACCGAGCGCATGCCGGTGCCGGAGAGCAGCGGTACGGCGCCGGGGACTGCGGTGAGGTCCTCGTGGACGGCGGGCATCCGGGCGCTGCCGTAGCGGCCGGTGCCGGCCTCGACGGGGACCCGGGCGAACCGCTGGCGGGCCGAGGGGAGGCCGGTGGAGGCGCGTACTTCCAGTTCGGTCTCGTCGTCGGTGGCGAGCAGCAGGTAGGCGGCGTCGCCGTCGAGCATGTCCCGGGCGCGTTCCACGGTGCGCTGGAGCAGGCCGTCGAGGTCGTCGGGGGCGGGGGAGCCGATGAAGACTTCGAAGGCGTCGGTGCTCTTTCCGCGCTGGGTGAGGCCGGTGTCGGAGTGGGCAGGCCCGCGGGCCGGGGACTGCAGGATCGCGCGTTCCTCGGCGCGTACCAGCAGGCAGACCGTGGAGGGCTCGCCGGCGCTGTCGCGGACCCGCAGGTGGGAGCCGTAGACCGGCAGGACGCGGCCGTCGGCGTCGCGGAGGCCGTAGGTGCCCTCCCAGCGGGAGAGCTGGAGGGCGTCGGCGAGGCCGATGCCGGTGCCGGGGGTCTGCGGCCAGGCGGTGATGTCGGTGAGGGAGGTGCCGAGTATGTCGGCGGGGGCGTGGCCGAAGAGGTCGGTGGCGTCGTCGTTCCAGCGGGTGATGGTGCCGCGGCCGTCGGCCTGGATCACCGCGACCCGGACCCGTTCGTCGGCGACCGGCAGCTCGGTGGTAGGCAGCACCGGTCCGGCCGAGCGGGTGCCGGCCGGGCGTTCTGGCAGGTCGAGCTGGAACCAGACGGTCTTGCCCGCCCCGGTGTACTCCACGCCCCAGCGGCCGGCGAGGGCGGCGCAGAGCAGCAGGCCGCGGCCGCCTTCGTTGTCGCCGTCGCGGAACTGCCGGCCCCGGCCCTGCATCGGGATCTCGCGCTCGGGGTAGTGGTCGGCGACCTCGACCCGGACCGCGGTGTCGTACCGCAGGCAGGTCACATCGGCGGCCGTACCGGCGTGGACCACCGCATTGGTGACGAGTTCGCTGGTCAGGACGACGGCGTCGTCCACGATGTCGGCGAAGCCCCAGCCGTGCAGGGTGTCGCGGACGAAGGCCCGGGCGACGGCGACCGACCGTCCCACTGGTTCGAAGCTGGCCGCTGCCCGCGCCGTGATCACCGGTCTCCTCGCTGCTGCTCGTGACTGGACGGGCGCGACCGTGGCGTCCGTCGACGTGCCGCCGCGCTGTCGAACTTTCACCGGCGGCTCCCTGGAGGTGTGCGACCCGTCGGAGGGGACGGGTCCCCCCTGACAACAGAGCCAGGTTACTGACCCCCGGGTACGCCGCGTGCGCCGGTTGCGGGTGTTTCCACCCCGAAACGTGCCGGGTGACATATGCGATGCTGCCGAACTGTTATGGCCGGACGGGGCGAGGGTGAAACACTGGGGATGCTCGCAAGGCAGCAATCTTGCTCATCTGCAGGTCGGTCGACCCTCCGGGAGGGACACGGTGGAGTCTGGCGCATCGGCGCGGGGCGCAGTCACGCGTACGAAGAACGGGCGGTCGCGCGGCAGCGGGACCGTGGAGGTCGACGCCGCCGCGCTCGCCAAGCTGCACGGAGCGCTGGCCGCGATGCGGGACGGCAACTTCCGCAAGCGGCTTCCGGTGACCGGCGAGGGCCCGATGGCCGAGATCGCGGAGGTCTTCAACGAGGTCGCGGACCGTAATCAGCACCTCACCGGGGAGCTGGCGCGGGTCCGGCGGGTGGTCGGCCGGGAGGGCAAGCTCAAGGAGCGGCTGCAGACCGGTGACAGCGAGGGCGCCTGGGCGGCCGCGATCGAGGCGTCCAACGCGCTCGTGGACGACCTGGTGCGGCCGGTGTCCGAGGTCGGGCGGGTGCTGTCGGCGGTGGCCGAGGGCGACCTGGTGCAGCGGATGGACCTGCGGGCGCAGAACGCCGACGGGTCGGCGCACCCCTTGCGCGGCGAGTTCCTGAAGGTCGGCCGTACGGTCAACGGGCTGGTCGACCAGCTGTCCGCGTTCACCGACGAGGTGACGCGGGTGGCGAGCGAGGTCGGCACCGAGGGCAAGCTCGGCGGGCAGGCGAAGGTCCGCGGGATGGCCGGGTCGTGGAAGGACCTCACGGACTCGGTCAACACCATGGCGTACCGGCTGACCGCCCAGGTCCGCGACATCGCGCTGGTCACCCAGGCGGTGCTGAAGGGCGACCTGTCGCGCAAGGTCACCGTGCATGTCGCCGGTGAGATGCTGGAGCTGAAGAACACCGTCAATTCGATGGTGGACCAGCTCTCGTCCTTCTCCTCGGAGGTCACCCGGGTCGCCCGGGAGGTCGGCACCGAGGGTGAGCTGGGCGGGCAGGCGCAGGTGCCCGGCGTGGCCGGGGTGTGGAAGGACCTGACCGACTCGGTCAATCTGATGGCCGGGAATCTGACCGCGCAGGTGCGGGACATCGCGCAGGTCACCACGGCGGTCGCCAACGGCGACCTGACGCAGAAGATCACCATCGGGGCGCGCGGCGAGGTCGCGCAGCTCGCCGAGACGATCAACGCGATGACCGCGACGCTGCGGACCTTCGCCGACGAGGTGACCCGGGTGGCCGGGGAGATCGGCGCGGAGGGGCAGCTCGGCGGCCAGGCGCAGGTGCCGGGCGCCGCGGGCACCTGGAAGGACCTCACCGATTCGGTGAACACCGCCTTCCGCAACCTGACCGCGCAGGTGCGGGACATCGCGCAGGTCACCACGGCGGTCGCGGGCGGCGACCTGTCCCAGAAGGTCACGGTGGACGTCTCCGGCGAGATGCTGGAGCTGAAGAACACCGTGAACTCGATGGTGGGCCAGCTCTCCTCGTTCGGTGACGAGGTGACGCGGGTGGCCCGCGAGGTGGGCGTCGAGGGCATCCTCGGCGGGCAGGCGCAGGTCTCCGGTGCGGCCGGCACCTGGAAGGACCTGACCGACTCCGTCAACACCGCCTTCCGCAACCTCACCGGCCAGGTCCGTAACATCGCGCAGGTCACCACCGCGGTCGCCAACGGCGATCTGACGCAGAAGGTCACGGTGGACGTCTCCGGCGAGATGCTGGAACTGAAGAACACCGTGAACCGGATGGTGGACCAGCTCGGTTCCTTCTCCGCGCAGGTGACGCGGATGGCCACCGACGTGGGCACGGAGGGCCGCCTCGGCGGGCAGGCCCGGGTGGACGGCGTCTCGGGCACGTGGAAGGACCTCACCGACTCCGTCAACTTCATGGCCGGCAACCTGACCTCCCAGGTCCGGCAGATCGCCCAGGTCACCACCGCGGTCGCGCGGGGTGACCTGTCGCAGAAGATCGACGTGGACGCGCGGGGCGAGATCCTGGAGCTGAAGAACACCATCAATACGATGGTCGACCAGCTGTCGTCCTTCGCCGAGCAGGTGACCCGGGTGGCCCGTGAGGTGGGCACCGACGGTCGGCTCGGTGGTCAGGCGCAGGTGCCGGGCGTCGCCGGTGTCTGGCGCGATCTGACCGACTCGGTGAACTTCATGGCCGGGAACCTCACCGGCCAGGTCCGTAACATCGCGCAGGTCGCGACGGCCGTCGCGCGCGGTGACCTGTCGCAGAAGATCGACGTGGACGCCAAGGGCGAGATCCTCGAACTGAAGAACACCCTGAACACGATGGTCGACCAGCTGTCGTCCTTCGCCGAGCAGGTGACGCGGGTGGCCCGCGAGGTGGGCACCGAGGGCATCCTGGGCGGGCAGGCCGAGGTGAAGGGAGTCTCGGGCACCTGGAAGGACCTCACGCAGTCCGTCAACTTCATGGCGAACAACCTGACGTCGCAGGTCCGCAACATCGCCGATGTGACGAGCGCGGTCGCCCAGGGCGACCTGTCGCGGAAGATCACCGTCGATGCCAAGGGCGAGATCCTGGCGCTGGTCACCACGGTCAACACCATGGTGGACACCCTGTCGGCGTTCGGTGACGAGGTGACCCGTGTCGCCCGCGAGGTGGGTACGGAAGGCCAGCTGGGCGGTCAGGCGCGGGTGCGGGACGCGTCCGGCATCTGGAAGGACCTCACCGACAACGTCAACCTGATGGCCAACAACCTGACCAGCCAGGTGCGTTCGATCTCCTCGGTGGCCGCGGCGGTCGCCAACGGCGATCTGACGAAGAAGATCGACGTGGACGCCCGGGGCGAGATCCTGGAGCTGAAGAACACCATCAACACGATGGTGGACACGCTCTCCGCCTTCGGTGACGAGGTCACCCGCGTCGCCCGCGAGGTCGGTACCGAGGGCATCCTGGGCGGCCAGGCGCGGGTGCCGGGCGTGGCGGGCACCTGGAAGGACCTCACCGAGTCCGTCAACGGCATGGCGTCCAACCTGACCGGTCAGGTGCGGCAGATCGCGCAGGTCACCACGGCGGTGGCCCGCGGTGACCTGTCCAAGAAGATCGACGTGGACGCGCGCGGCGAGATCCTGGAGCTCAAGACCACCATCAACACCATGGTCGGGCAGCTGTCGGCCTTCGGTGACGAGGTGACCCGGGTGGCCCGCGAGGTGGGCACCGAAGGCCGCCTCGGCGGTCAGGCGCGGGTGCCGGACGTCTCCGGTATCTGGAAGGACCTCACCGAGTCGGTGAACCTGATGGCCAACAACCTCACCTCGCAGGTCCGCAACATCGCCCAGGTCGCCACCGCGGTGACCCGCGGCGATCTGAACCTGCGGATCGACGTGGACGCGGCCGGCGAGATCCTGGAGCTGCAGGACTACATCAACACGATGATCGTCCGGCTGCGGGAGACCACGCTCGCCAACAAGGAGCAGGACTGGCTCAAGGGCAACCTGGCCCGGATCTCCGGTCTGATGCAGGGCCGCCGGGACCTCGGCGACGTGGCCGCGCTGATCATGAGCGAGCTGACACCGGTGGTGTCCGCGCAGCACGGCGCGTTCTTCCTCGCCGACGACACCACGGAGATCGGCGAGGAGTACGAACTGCGGCCGATCGGCAGCTACGGCTTCTCCCGCAAGTTCCTGTCCACGGTGTTCCTGCCCGGCGAGGGGCTGATCGGGCAGGCCGCGGTGGAGAAGCGCAGCATCCTGGTCGAGCACGTGCCGCCGGGTTACCTGAAGATCACCTCGGGGCTCGGCGAAGCGCCGCCGTCCCATGTGATCGTGCTGCCGGTGCTCTTCGAGGGCCGGGTGCTCGGGGTGATCGAGCTGGCCGCGTTCCAGCCGTTCACCCAGATCCAGAAGGACTTCCTGAACCAGATCACCGACATCATCGCGATCAGCGTCAACACCATCTCGGTCAACACCAAGACCGAAGGGCTGCTGAAGCAGTCGCAGGAACTGACCGAGCAGTTGCAGGAACGCTCCGCGGAGCTGGAGAGCCGGCAGCGGGCGCTGGAGATGTCCAACGCCGAACTGGAGGACAAGGCCGAGCTGCTGGCCAGGCAGAACCGCGACATCGAGGTGAAGAACACCGAGATCGAAGAGGCCCGGCAGGTGCTGGAGGAGCGCGCCGAGCAACTGGCGGTCTCGATGCGCTACAAGTCCGAGTTCCTGGCGAACATGTCGCACGAGCTGCGCACACCGCTCAACTCGCTGCTCATTCTCGCCAAACTGCTGGCCGACAACGCCGACGGCAACCTGTCGCCGAAGCAGGTCGAGTTCGCCCAGACCATCCACGGCGCCGGCTCCGACCTGCTGCAGCTGATCAACGACATCCTGGACCTGTCGAAGGTCGAGGCCGGCAAGATGGACGTCTCGCCGACCCGGATCGCGCTGGTGCAGCTGGTCGACTACGTCGAGGCCACCTTCCGGCCGCTGACCGCGGAGAAGGGCCTGGACTTCTCGGTCCGGGTCTCGCCCGAGCTGCCGGTGACCCTGCACACCGACGAGCAGCGGCTGCTCCAGGTGCTGCGCAACCTGCTCTCCAACGCGGTGAAGTTCACCGACAGCGGTTCGGTGGAGCTGGTGATCCGGCCGGCGACGACGGAGGTGCCGCAGTCCATCCGCGAGCAGATGCTGGAGGCCGGCACCCTGCGGGAGGCCGACCAGCCGATGATCGCCTTCTCGGTCACCGACACCGGTATCGGCATCGCGGCCGGCAAGATGCGGGTGATCTTCGAGGCGTTCAAGCAGGCCGACGGCACCACCAGCCGCAAGTACGGCGGTACGGGCCTGGGCCTGTCGATCAGCCGGGAGATCGCCCGGCTGCTGGGCGGCGAGATCCACGCCGACAGCCAGCCCGGCCGCGGCTCGACCTTCACCCTGTACCTGCCGATGAGCATCGGCGAGGTGCCGCCGGCGCTGCCGCAACTGCCGCCCGGGGGATACACCGAGACCGAGGAGGCCGCCCAGGGCCGCACCCGCAGCCCCGGCAGCAGCCTGGCCCGGCTGCGCCGCCGCTCGGCGCTGCCG
Protein-coding regions in this window:
- a CDS encoding DegT/DnrJ/EryC1/StrS family aminotransferase, producing the protein MTTAGRRHRIASDSTASALRDALVELRIGAGDEVIVPSFGPSAPADAVRLAGAIAVFADIDPRTFCLDPEAVAAGVTSRTAAILPVGVFGHPAPLERLGEVADRWSLALVEEGDAGEDIGAVARRRAHARFLDSALTGVIVPYTEPGAHHLYHQYTVRVPGNGRPDRDAFRRALAARGVNATVSVPVPVHRMPAHRTGTMLPQTELVCADTLSLPVHSGLTQRELTHITDACNALGGLI
- a CDS encoding SpoIIE family protein phosphatase, producing MITARAAASFEPVGRSVAVARAFVRDTLHGWGFADIVDDAVVLTSELVTNAVVHAGTAADVTCLRYDTAVRVEVADHYPEREIPMQGRGRQFRDGDNEGGRGLLLCAALAGRWGVEYTGAGKTVWFQLDLPERPAGTRSAGPVLPTTELPVADERVRVAVIQADGRGTITRWNDDATDLFGHAPADILGTSLTDITAWPQTPGTGIGLADALQLSRWEGTYGLRDADGRVLPVYGSHLRVRDSAGEPSTVCLLVRAEERAILQSPARGPAHSDTGLTQRGKSTDAFEVFIGSPAPDDLDGLLQRTVERARDMLDGDAAYLLLATDDETELEVRASTGLPSARQRFARVPVEAGTGRYGSARMPAVHEDLTAVPGAVPLLSGTGMRSVVTVPLKVEGRLTGSIGVACEAPGRYSNQEALRLQFAADRIALAVESARLTELERLRRGSLSFLVEASDLLAGTLERDQTLALMAQMTVPTLASWCAVYTIAEQSQSEPELAFVLHEDEDRIDGIKALLSQVRPPDPDPTPGARVWTDPSDVAHSSALRASLRSLGVGATTAAAGARASTPGIQLATAAAVGGETVVLPLVARNRVIGMLTLGKPTDERFRQEILELAEDLSRRAALALDNARLYSERTAISQALQRSLLPPELPRVPGVEVEVVYRAAGEGNEVGGDFYDLFPIRDGCWGFAIGDVCGTGPEAAAVTGLARHALRLLAREGFGGPAVLERLNAAILDEGARSRFLTLLYGELWPQQDGSAVLRMVCAGHPLPLRLRPDGTVEPAAEPQPLLGVMEDLELFEQSITLDPGDVLLCVTDGVTERREGSRMLGDDGLADVLATCTGLTAGAVAARIQRAVERFASDAPSDDMAILAMRVPK
- a CDS encoding HAMP domain-containing protein, producing MESGASARGAVTRTKNGRSRGSGTVEVDAAALAKLHGALAAMRDGNFRKRLPVTGEGPMAEIAEVFNEVADRNQHLTGELARVRRVVGREGKLKERLQTGDSEGAWAAAIEASNALVDDLVRPVSEVGRVLSAVAEGDLVQRMDLRAQNADGSAHPLRGEFLKVGRTVNGLVDQLSAFTDEVTRVASEVGTEGKLGGQAKVRGMAGSWKDLTDSVNTMAYRLTAQVRDIALVTQAVLKGDLSRKVTVHVAGEMLELKNTVNSMVDQLSSFSSEVTRVAREVGTEGELGGQAQVPGVAGVWKDLTDSVNLMAGNLTAQVRDIAQVTTAVANGDLTQKITIGARGEVAQLAETINAMTATLRTFADEVTRVAGEIGAEGQLGGQAQVPGAAGTWKDLTDSVNTAFRNLTAQVRDIAQVTTAVAGGDLSQKVTVDVSGEMLELKNTVNSMVGQLSSFGDEVTRVAREVGVEGILGGQAQVSGAAGTWKDLTDSVNTAFRNLTGQVRNIAQVTTAVANGDLTQKVTVDVSGEMLELKNTVNRMVDQLGSFSAQVTRMATDVGTEGRLGGQARVDGVSGTWKDLTDSVNFMAGNLTSQVRQIAQVTTAVARGDLSQKIDVDARGEILELKNTINTMVDQLSSFAEQVTRVAREVGTDGRLGGQAQVPGVAGVWRDLTDSVNFMAGNLTGQVRNIAQVATAVARGDLSQKIDVDAKGEILELKNTLNTMVDQLSSFAEQVTRVAREVGTEGILGGQAEVKGVSGTWKDLTQSVNFMANNLTSQVRNIADVTSAVAQGDLSRKITVDAKGEILALVTTVNTMVDTLSAFGDEVTRVAREVGTEGQLGGQARVRDASGIWKDLTDNVNLMANNLTSQVRSISSVAAAVANGDLTKKIDVDARGEILELKNTINTMVDTLSAFGDEVTRVAREVGTEGILGGQARVPGVAGTWKDLTESVNGMASNLTGQVRQIAQVTTAVARGDLSKKIDVDARGEILELKTTINTMVGQLSAFGDEVTRVAREVGTEGRLGGQARVPDVSGIWKDLTESVNLMANNLTSQVRNIAQVATAVTRGDLNLRIDVDAAGEILELQDYINTMIVRLRETTLANKEQDWLKGNLARISGLMQGRRDLGDVAALIMSELTPVVSAQHGAFFLADDTTEIGEEYELRPIGSYGFSRKFLSTVFLPGEGLIGQAAVEKRSILVEHVPPGYLKITSGLGEAPPSHVIVLPVLFEGRVLGVIELAAFQPFTQIQKDFLNQITDIIAISVNTISVNTKTEGLLKQSQELTEQLQERSAELESRQRALEMSNAELEDKAELLARQNRDIEVKNTEIEEARQVLEERAEQLAVSMRYKSEFLANMSHELRTPLNSLLILAKLLADNADGNLSPKQVEFAQTIHGAGSDLLQLINDILDLSKVEAGKMDVSPTRIALVQLVDYVEATFRPLTAEKGLDFSVRVSPELPVTLHTDEQRLLQVLRNLLSNAVKFTDSGSVELVIRPATTEVPQSIREQMLEAGTLREADQPMIAFSVTDTGIGIAAGKMRVIFEAFKQADGTTSRKYGGTGLGLSISREIARLLGGEIHADSQPGRGSTFTLYLPMSIGEVPPALPQLPPGGYTETEEAAQGRTRSPGSSLARLRRRSALPPAQHPATANGSSGGSANGHGSPNGNGQTPNAAPEQWVDAGQGDTYAGFSGGFSGEKVLIVDDDIRNVFALTSVLEQFGLTVLYAENGREGIEVLEQYDDIAVVLMDIMMPEMDGYATTTAIRKMPQFAGLPIIALTAKAMKGDREKAIDSGASDYVTKPVDTDHLLTLMEQWMHAR